GCCTCTTCTTCGACCTGGGCGTGTACGTCGTGGTGTTCGGCCTGATCCTGAGCCTGATCAGGACCCTGGGCACCAGCCTGGAGGAGCACCCGGAGAACGGCGAGCGGGGGCGGGCATGAGCCTGGTCCTGCTCGTGGTGGCGGGGATGTTGTTCGCGATCGGGTTCCACCTGTTGCTGCAGCGTTCGCTCGTCCGGGTGGTGGTGGGGTTCGCGCTGCTCGGCCACGCGGCCAACCTGGCGTTGCTGCTGGCCGGGGGCCCGTCCGGCAGGCCGCCCCTGCTCGGGGGGAAGGACCCGCCGGGGCCGGGGGAGATGACCGATCCCCTGCCGCAGGCGATGGCCCTCACGGCGATCGTCATCACGTTCGGGGTGACCGCGTTCCTGCTCGCCCTCGCCTACCGGAGCTGGCTCTTCCTGGGGGAGGACGAGGTGCGCGACGACCTGGAGGACCGCCGGACCGAGGCGGAGGGCGGCCGCGAGGAACGCGACGAGTACGGCGGTACCGGATGAACGTGCTGCTGCCGCTGCCGTTCGCGCTGCCCCTGGCCGGGGCGGCGCTGACGCTGCTGGCGTGGCGTTCGCCGGCGCTGCTGCGGACGCTCAGCGTCGCGATCGCGGCGGGGGTGGTGGCGTCGACGGTCGCGATCGCGGTGACGGTGTCGCGGGACGGGGTCGTGTCGACGCAGGCGGGGGACTGGCCGGCGCCGCTGGGCATCACGCTGGTCGCCGACCGGCTGACGGCGCTGATGCTGGTGGTGTCCAGCGCGGTGCTGCTGGCGATCCTGGTGTACGCGGTCGGGCAGGGCGTCGTCGGGCAGAAGCGGGCGGAGCCCAGCGTCTTCTACCCCGCGTACCTGGCGTTGTCGGCGGGCGTGTGCCTGGCGTTCCTCGCGGGGGACCTGTTCAACCTGTTCGTGGGCTTCGAGGTCATGCTGGTCTCCAGCTATGTGCTGATCACGTTGTCGCCGACCCCGGCGCGGATGCACGCGGGCATGACGTACGTGGTCGTCAGCCTCACCTCGTCCATCCTGTTCCTGACGACGGTGGCGCTGACCTACGCGGCGACCGGGACGGTCAACCTCGCCGACCTGTCGACCCGGACGGAGGACCTGCCCCCAGGGGTGCGGACGGCGCTGGCGTTGATGTTCCTCGTGGTGTTCGGCATCAAGGGCGCGGTCGTTCCGCTGCACATGTGGCTGCCGGACAGCTACCCGGCGGCCATCACGCAGATCACCGCCATCTTCGCCGCGCTGCTCACCAAGACGGCGGTGTACGCGCTGATCCGGACGCAGACGCTGCTGTTCCCCCAGCACGAGACGCGAGATCTGATGCTGGTGCTGGCCGCGGTGACGATGATCGTCGGGATGCTGGGGGCGCTCACCCAACAGGACATCCACCGGATCCTGTCGTTCACGCTGGTCGGGCACATCGGCTTCCTGGTGTTCGGGCTGGCCCTGTTCTCGGTCGCGGGGCTGGCCGGCGCGATCTTGTACCTCGTCCACCACATCGTGGTGCAGGCGACGTTGTTCCTGGTCAGCGACATCATCCAGGACGAGTCGGGCGAGATCAGGCTGGAACGCCTCGGGGGGCTGATGGGGGTCTCGGCGTTCAGCGCGGCGCTGTTCTTCGTGCCGGCGATGAGCCTGAGCGGGGTGCCGCCGATGTCGGGGTTCGTCGCGAAGCTGGCGTTGCTCCAGGCGGGGTTCGCCTCCGGCCGGGGCCTGGCGTACGCGGTGGCGGGTGTGGCGGTGCTGGCCAGTCTGCTGACGCTGGTGGCGATGAGCCGGATCTGGACGCTGGCCTTCTGGCGACTGCGGCCCCTGGTGTCGGCCACGCCGCCCCTGCATCCGGACGACGTGCCGGGCCCGTCCCGGCAGGAGCGGTACAGCCGGGGGCTGGTGCGCGGGGTGACCGTGTGCATGATCGCCTTCGGGTTGGCGGTCGCGGTGCTGGCGGGCCCGCTGGCGGAGTGGAGCGGGAAGGCGGCCACCGACCTGCTCGACCGCGGCGACTACCGGCGCTCCGTCCTGGAGGGGGACCGGCCGTGAAGAGCGTGTCCGTGCCCCGGTTGGCGATGGCGGTGTGGCTGCTGGCCGTGTGGGTGGGGCTGTGGGGGCGCGTCGACGTCGCCGGGATCGCGGGCGGCTGCGTCGTGGTCTACCTGACGTACTGGGCGACCCGGTTCCCGGTCCTTCCGCTGACCGGCGGCCAAGTGCATCCGTTCGCGCTGGTCAGGGCGACGGTGGCGTTCGTCGTCGACCTGGTCGTGTCCAGCGTCGTCGTCGGCGGGTACGCGTTGCGCGGGTCGTCGGCGGTCGTCGGCGGGATCGTCACGGTGGAGTTCCGGACCCGGTCGGACGTGATGGTGATCCTGATCACGAGCAGTGTGTCGCTGCGGCCCGGGTCCCTGGTCCTGGAGATCCGCCCGCCGCTGATGTACGTCCACGCGCTGCCCGTGCACGACAGGGCGGAGGCCGAACGCGTCCGGCAGGGCGTCCGCGACACCGAGGACAGGCTGACGGCGGCGTTCGGCCCCCGCCGCACGGAGGACCGACCGTGAACGGGCCGGTGCCGCCACGGGGCCGGCGGGTGAGGGGAGGGCGAGGATGAACGTCGTCTATGCCGTCACGCTGGCGCTGCTGTCCCTCGCGGGGGTGCTCGCCATGCTGCGGTTGGTGCGGGGGCCCACGCCGCTGGACCGCATCGTGGCGCTCGACGTGATGGCGGTGCTGCTGGTCAGCGGGGTCGCGGTGAAGGCGGCGATCTTCCACAGCTCCGCCAACGTGGCGTCGCTGGTGGTGATCGCGCTGCTCGGGTTCGTCGGCACGGTGACGGCAGCGCGCCTCGCCGGGATCCGGGGGCGGCGCGGATGAGCGTCGGGGACCTGATCACAGCGGTGCTGATGCCCGTGGGGGCGGGGTTCTCGGCGTTGGGCGCGCTGGGGCTGGTGCGGTTCCCCGACATCCTGACCCGGCTGCACGCCGCGACCAAGCCGCACACCATCGGTCTGCTGCTGGTGCTGTTCGGGGCGATGCCGCAGATGAACCGGCTCGCCGACGTGGCGCCGCTGGTGTTGGTGTCGCTGTTCCAACTGGTCACGGCACCGGTCGTGGGGCAGACGGTGGGCACCATCGCCTACCGGACCGGGGCCGTCGACCGGGACGTCCTGGTCGTCGACGAGTCGGACCGGCGGCCGTGAACCGGGGCGGACCGGCGTCCGTGCCGCCGGGGCTGCGCAGCGCCGCGCTGGTCACGGCGTGCCTGCTGGTCATCGCGACCGCCGTCTACCTGGTGGTGCAGGTCCTGGTCGACCTGGCCCCGTTGACGTTGGCGATCGTGGCGGCCCTGCTGATGACCGCGCTGGTCGGGCCGGTGCCGCACGGCGTGCGGCGGCTGGGCGGCCCCGCCTGGCTGGGGGCGCTCGTCGGTCTGGCCACCCTGCTGGCGGCCGTCGGGCTGCCGTTGGCGCTGGTCGGCAACCGGGTGGTGACCCAGTGGTCGAGTCTGTCCCGGCAGACGAACGAGGGGCTGGGCCGGGTCCGGGACTACCTGCTGGACGGGCCGCTGCCGGTCAGCGAACGCCAGTTGGACGCCTTGGTCCACGGCCTGTCCACGGCCGCCAGGAGGGCCGCGCCCGACCCGGTCGGCACGGCGGAGACGGCGAGCCAGGCCGTGGGGGCGCTGCTCATCTCGCTGCTGCTGACGTTCTTCCTGTTGAAGGACGGCCCGCAGATGACCCGGTGGCTGCTCGACCTGGCGCCCGAACGGCACCGGACCACGGTGGCGGAGGCCGCTCAGGCGGGTTGGCGGACGCTCGTCTCCTACATCCGGGGCACGTTCGTGATCGCGGGCGTGGACGCCGCGGGCATCGGCGTGGGGCTGGCGCTCATCGGCGTCCCGTTGGCGCTGCCGTTGGCGCTGCTCACGTTCGTGGCGGCGTTCGTGCCGATCGTGGGGGCCACCGTCGCCGGGGCGGTGGCGGTGCTGGTGGCCCTGGTCGGCAACGGGGTGACCGACGCGCTGCTGGCGCTGGCGGTGGTCATCGGCGTCCAACAGTTGGAGGGCCACCTGCTGCAGCCGCTGATCATGGGCCGGGCGCTGCGGCTGCACCCGGCGGTCATCCTCGTCACGGTGATGGCGGGGACCCTGCTGGGCGGCGTGGCGGGCGCGGTGGTCGCCGTCCCGATCGTCGCCATCGCCTACCGGGTGACCCGCAGCATCCAGGGCCGGGACGCCTCGGGAAGCCACCCCACGCCGGACGTCGGGTGAGTTTCCGTGTGGGAAAGTCGTGTGTTGACACCTTGGAAAGTCTCGCGCAGACTTTCCGGTATGGAAACTCACTCGAGCCCCGAACGGCCGTCCCAGGCGGAGGCCGCCGCCGCGCTGGAGGCGGTGGAGCAGGCCAGGTCCGCAGGGACGGCGCCCATCCCGGGCTGGTTCTTTCCCGCCCTCGGGCTGTTGGGAGGCGGTCTGCTGCTGAGCATCATGCTGCCGCTCGTCGGGGCGGTGGCGATGCTCCTCGTGGTGGGGGTGGGTGTGCTGGTGACGCACCGCGCCTATTACCGGTACGTCAACCGTTCGGGGATCGCGCCCCGCAAGCTCA
The DNA window shown above is from Thermomonospora umbrina and carries:
- a CDS encoding monovalent cation/H+ antiporter complex subunit F is translated as MNVVYAVTLALLSLAGVLAMLRLVRGPTPLDRIVALDVMAVLLVSGVAVKAAIFHSSANVASLVVIALLGFVGTVTAARLAGIRGRRG
- the mnhG gene encoding monovalent cation/H(+) antiporter subunit G, with amino-acid sequence MSVGDLITAVLMPVGAGFSALGALGLVRFPDILTRLHAATKPHTIGLLLVLFGAMPQMNRLADVAPLVLVSLFQLVTAPVVGQTVGTIAYRTGAVDRDVLVVDESDRRP
- a CDS encoding Na(+)/H(+) antiporter subunit C; translated protein: MSLVLLVVAGMLFAIGFHLLLQRSLVRVVVGFALLGHAANLALLLAGGPSGRPPLLGGKDPPGPGEMTDPLPQAMALTAIVITFGVTAFLLALAYRSWLFLGEDEVRDDLEDRRTEAEGGREERDEYGGTG
- a CDS encoding Na+/H+ antiporter subunit D — encoded protein: MNVLLPLPFALPLAGAALTLLAWRSPALLRTLSVAIAAGVVASTVAIAVTVSRDGVVSTQAGDWPAPLGITLVADRLTALMLVVSSAVLLAILVYAVGQGVVGQKRAEPSVFYPAYLALSAGVCLAFLAGDLFNLFVGFEVMLVSSYVLITLSPTPARMHAGMTYVVVSLTSSILFLTTVALTYAATGTVNLADLSTRTEDLPPGVRTALALMFLVVFGIKGAVVPLHMWLPDSYPAAITQITAIFAALLTKTAVYALIRTQTLLFPQHETRDLMLVLAAVTMIVGMLGALTQQDIHRILSFTLVGHIGFLVFGLALFSVAGLAGAILYLVHHIVVQATLFLVSDIIQDESGEIRLERLGGLMGVSAFSAALFFVPAMSLSGVPPMSGFVAKLALLQAGFASGRGLAYAVAGVAVLASLLTLVAMSRIWTLAFWRLRPLVSATPPLHPDDVPGPSRQERYSRGLVRGVTVCMIAFGLAVAVLAGPLAEWSGKAATDLLDRGDYRRSVLEGDRP
- a CDS encoding AI-2E family transporter, coding for MNRGGPASVPPGLRSAALVTACLLVIATAVYLVVQVLVDLAPLTLAIVAALLMTALVGPVPHGVRRLGGPAWLGALVGLATLLAAVGLPLALVGNRVVTQWSSLSRQTNEGLGRVRDYLLDGPLPVSERQLDALVHGLSTAARRAAPDPVGTAETASQAVGALLISLLLTFFLLKDGPQMTRWLLDLAPERHRTTVAEAAQAGWRTLVSYIRGTFVIAGVDAAGIGVGLALIGVPLALPLALLTFVAAFVPIVGATVAGAVAVLVALVGNGVTDALLALAVVIGVQQLEGHLLQPLIMGRALRLHPAVILVTVMAGTLLGGVAGAVVAVPIVAIAYRVTRSIQGRDASGSHPTPDVG
- a CDS encoding Na+/H+ antiporter subunit E, with amino-acid sequence MKSVSVPRLAMAVWLLAVWVGLWGRVDVAGIAGGCVVVYLTYWATRFPVLPLTGGQVHPFALVRATVAFVVDLVVSSVVVGGYALRGSSAVVGGIVTVEFRTRSDVMVILITSSVSLRPGSLVLEIRPPLMYVHALPVHDRAEAERVRQGVRDTEDRLTAAFGPRRTEDRP